The following coding sequences lie in one Vibrio splendidus genomic window:
- a CDS encoding alpha-amylase family protein has translation MYNKKHSIYQVFTRLFGNQNTQNTPWGTIEQNGVGKFSDFTNKALTEIRELGITHIWYTGVPHHAVINDYKHIGISDDYPSVVKGRAGSPYAVKDYYSVNPDLADNPAQRLQEFEALIKRSHDNGLKVIIDIVPNHIARNYKGLNNPEGVRDFGVQDDTTVEYHRNNNFYYIPNSVFELPEIEPAFIPLGSEQHPNLASPFLESPAKWTGNGSRLSKPNFDDWYETVKINYGVRPDGSKDFPDLPDDYATRDHLAHYQFWQQVDVPDSWIKFRDIALYWLKKGVDGFRYDMAEMVPVEFWSYLNSSIKVKNQDPFLMAEVYQPHLYRDYIRLGKMDYLYDKVDLYDGLKAIMQGKASTAIIPEIQHQMMDIEHHMMHFLDNHDEQRIASPEFVGNPYVAKPAMLVSTLLSSSPTMIYFGQEVGEPGAENAGFGQPSRTSIFDYIGVPQHQKWMNGGKFDGGQLSDDEKQLRLFYQRVMTFALNHSSMTGEYQDLHKSNQLSDSIYAFLRFNNEELVIAAANFSQSMTDNIELKITAEVIQELGITDGSYPLKEHIEGVQQQTLYVENGVGYFSAELNPLAAFAWVLAI, from the coding sequence ATGTACAACAAGAAACATTCAATCTATCAAGTTTTTACACGTTTGTTCGGCAATCAGAATACACAGAACACACCTTGGGGAACCATTGAGCAAAATGGCGTGGGTAAGTTCAGTGATTTCACCAATAAAGCGCTTACAGAAATTAGAGAACTCGGCATCACTCATATTTGGTACACCGGAGTACCACATCATGCTGTGATCAACGACTACAAGCACATCGGCATCTCAGATGATTATCCAAGCGTTGTAAAAGGACGAGCAGGCTCACCTTATGCCGTCAAAGATTACTACTCTGTAAACCCAGATCTTGCAGACAACCCAGCACAGCGTTTACAGGAATTCGAAGCCTTGATCAAAAGAAGCCATGACAATGGTTTGAAAGTCATCATCGATATCGTCCCTAACCACATTGCTCGTAATTACAAAGGCTTAAATAACCCAGAGGGCGTGCGTGACTTTGGCGTTCAAGATGACACGACTGTTGAGTATCATCGCAACAACAACTTCTATTACATTCCTAACAGCGTATTTGAACTGCCCGAGATCGAACCTGCGTTCATCCCTCTTGGTAGTGAACAACACCCGAATTTGGCCTCACCGTTTCTTGAATCCCCGGCCAAATGGACAGGAAACGGATCGCGCTTGAGCAAACCAAACTTCGACGATTGGTATGAAACCGTAAAGATTAACTATGGCGTGCGACCAGACGGCTCAAAAGATTTCCCTGACCTACCGGATGATTACGCAACGCGTGATCACCTCGCCCACTACCAATTCTGGCAGCAAGTTGATGTGCCAGATTCATGGATTAAGTTTCGAGACATCGCTTTATATTGGTTAAAAAAAGGCGTCGATGGGTTTCGCTACGATATGGCGGAAATGGTACCGGTCGAGTTCTGGAGCTATCTCAATTCATCAATAAAAGTAAAGAATCAAGACCCCTTTTTGATGGCGGAAGTTTATCAACCGCACCTTTATCGTGATTACATTCGCTTGGGTAAAATGGACTATCTGTATGACAAAGTAGATCTCTACGACGGTCTAAAAGCAATCATGCAAGGAAAGGCTTCAACGGCAATCATCCCTGAAATCCAGCATCAAATGATGGACATCGAACACCACATGATGCACTTCTTAGACAACCACGATGAGCAGCGTATCGCGTCTCCAGAGTTTGTTGGTAACCCATATGTTGCTAAGCCAGCCATGTTAGTCAGTACGCTATTAAGTAGCTCTCCCACCATGATTTACTTCGGGCAAGAAGTCGGCGAGCCGGGCGCAGAGAACGCAGGCTTTGGGCAACCATCTCGAACATCTATATTTGACTATATCGGTGTTCCTCAACATCAAAAATGGATGAACGGAGGAAAATTTGATGGGGGGCAGCTTAGCGATGACGAAAAGCAGCTCAGACTCTTCTACCAGAGAGTGATGACGTTTGCACTGAACCATTCATCTATGACTGGAGAGTACCAAGATTTACACAAATCCAATCAGCTAAGTGATTCTATTTATGCTTTCTTGCGCTTTAATAACGAAGAGCTTGTTATCGCAGCTGCTAACTTTAGCCAAAGCATGACGGATAATATCGAGTTGAAGATTACTGCAGAAGTGATTCAAGAGCTGGGAATCACAGACGGAAGCTATCCGCTCAAAGAACATATTGAAGGCGTCCAACAACAGACTCTATATGTGGAAAATGGCGTCGGTTACTTCAGCGCTGAATTAAATCCCCTAGCGGCTTTCGCTTGGGTGTTAGCTATCTAA
- a CDS encoding LysR family transcriptional regulator: MNKLYRYFLMVAHTGSIKGAAEKLNISQPSLTAAIKKLESDVGVAIFTRKSKGVELTEYGLLFREFAQEQQEKHLSLMHRFTDMQQRQSGKLKLGTGEAWWEQFVCKAVEEYKQQEKMGSLHLEFGNNLSLMHHLVQGDIDLFVGHEIYGLHERCKVTFYPLFQDKEAVFVRANHPLLTKKHLDPSLLRREMLAFPILQVTPDHSRHNSVLSDHVNSQPGGRDTEVIGRDVYDVDSLFASLDMLRMSDAVMPYSHKMCNWMKDKGFETLLIDDSKRGNVGLYAKQGAGDLKIKTFIEILQKANFD; the protein is encoded by the coding sequence ATGAACAAGCTATACCGATACTTTCTGATGGTTGCGCATACTGGCAGTATTAAAGGTGCCGCGGAAAAGCTGAATATTAGCCAGCCCTCCTTGACTGCTGCGATCAAGAAATTAGAGAGTGATGTTGGTGTGGCTATTTTTACTCGCAAGTCAAAAGGCGTTGAGCTTACCGAGTACGGGTTGTTGTTTCGGGAGTTTGCACAAGAACAGCAAGAAAAGCATCTGTCTTTAATGCATCGCTTTACCGACATGCAGCAGCGCCAATCAGGTAAATTGAAGCTAGGCACTGGGGAAGCTTGGTGGGAACAATTTGTTTGCAAGGCGGTTGAGGAATACAAGCAACAAGAAAAAATGGGCTCGCTACATTTAGAGTTCGGTAACAACTTGTCTTTGATGCACCACTTGGTTCAAGGCGATATCGACTTGTTTGTAGGCCATGAAATCTACGGGCTGCATGAGCGATGTAAAGTGACGTTTTACCCACTTTTTCAAGACAAAGAAGCGGTGTTTGTTCGAGCCAACCATCCATTGTTAACGAAGAAACATTTAGACCCGAGCTTGTTAAGGCGTGAGATGTTGGCGTTTCCAATACTCCAAGTGACCCCCGATCACTCTAGACATAACTCTGTGCTGTCTGATCACGTAAATTCACAACCTGGCGGGCGTGATACCGAGGTTATTGGGCGAGATGTCTATGATGTTGACTCTCTTTTTGCGAGCTTAGATATGCTAAGAATGTCTGATGCTGTGATGCCATACAGTCATAAAATGTGTAACTGGATGAAAGACAAAGGCTTTGAAACGTTACTGATTGACGATTCTAAGCGCGGGAATGTTGGTCTTTACGCGAAGCAGGGAGCGGGCGATCTGAAGATTAAAACCTTCATTGAAATTTTACAAAAGGCTAATTTTGATTAG
- a CDS encoding glycoside hydrolase family 13 protein, whose amino-acid sequence MEQKWWHDAVVYQIYPRSFLDSNNDGIGDLNGIISKLDYLKELGINVIWLSPVYQSPMDDNGYDISDYQAIAEEFGTMEEMKLLMDEAKECDIKIVMDLVVNHTSDEHRWFEQARSSKDNPYRDYYIWRDAQPDGSAPDDQGSIFGGSAWQWDELTQQYYFHLFSKRQPDLNWENPKVQEEVHTMMNWWIDLGIGGFRLDVIDLIGKEIDKGITGNGPRLHKLLQQMNQATFGNKDLLTVGETWGATPEIAKLYSGQDRNELSMVFQFEHITLTWENGDKWNPIPLDLREFKNVLTKWQLELADGGWNSLFWNNHDLPRLVSKYGDDKHFRVESAKMLATCLHFLKGTPYIYQGEEIGMTNVAFDNLDQYKDIETHNFYKVKTESGVTHEHMMDAIHENSRDNARTPMHWNNQTNAGFSEGTPWIELNPNYPEINVESALADPGSIFYHYKTLIELRKAHPAIVYGSFIPVFEEHDKVFAYVRELDGEQLFVVCNFSGDSLTLDVPEQYRTQTATCLINNYGEVSSLDTQLNLAPYEAFTLKL is encoded by the coding sequence ATGGAACAGAAATGGTGGCATGACGCAGTGGTCTACCAAATTTACCCGCGTAGCTTTTTAGACTCGAATAATGACGGTATCGGTGACCTAAATGGAATCATCAGCAAACTCGATTACCTCAAAGAACTGGGCATTAATGTCATTTGGCTATCTCCTGTTTATCAATCTCCAATGGACGATAACGGCTACGACATCTCCGACTACCAAGCGATTGCTGAAGAGTTTGGCACGATGGAAGAGATGAAACTCCTGATGGATGAAGCGAAGGAATGTGACATTAAGATTGTTATGGATTTAGTGGTAAACCATACGTCAGATGAACACCGTTGGTTCGAACAAGCACGCTCTTCAAAAGACAATCCGTATCGAGACTATTACATTTGGCGCGATGCGCAACCGGATGGCAGTGCACCGGATGACCAAGGCTCTATCTTTGGCGGAAGTGCTTGGCAGTGGGATGAACTCACACAACAATATTACTTCCATCTATTTTCGAAACGTCAGCCAGATTTGAACTGGGAAAACCCGAAGGTTCAAGAAGAAGTTCATACTATGATGAACTGGTGGATTGACCTTGGTATAGGCGGCTTCCGCTTAGATGTTATTGATCTTATTGGTAAAGAGATCGATAAAGGAATCACTGGGAACGGACCAAGGCTGCACAAGCTATTACAACAAATGAATCAGGCGACCTTTGGTAACAAGGATTTGTTAACCGTAGGAGAAACTTGGGGCGCGACACCAGAAATAGCCAAGCTATACAGCGGACAAGATAGAAATGAACTTTCTATGGTATTCCAATTTGAGCACATCACCCTGACATGGGAAAACGGTGACAAATGGAACCCTATTCCGCTTGATCTTCGAGAGTTCAAAAATGTGCTGACTAAGTGGCAGCTCGAGCTGGCTGATGGTGGCTGGAATTCCCTTTTTTGGAACAACCACGACTTACCACGTTTGGTTTCAAAATACGGTGATGACAAACATTTCCGAGTTGAGTCAGCAAAAATGCTGGCGACGTGTTTGCACTTCTTAAAAGGCACACCTTACATTTATCAAGGTGAAGAGATTGGCATGACCAATGTCGCTTTTGACAATCTAGACCAATATAAAGATATTGAAACGCACAATTTCTATAAAGTAAAAACGGAATCGGGTGTCACTCATGAACACATGATGGACGCCATTCACGAGAACAGCCGTGACAACGCTAGAACACCAATGCACTGGAACAACCAAACTAACGCAGGGTTCTCTGAGGGAACACCGTGGATTGAGCTGAATCCAAACTACCCAGAGATAAACGTCGAAAGTGCGTTGGCCGATCCAGGCTCAATATTTTACCACTACAAGACATTGATAGAGTTACGAAAAGCTCATCCAGCGATTGTCTACGGTTCATTTATTCCTGTTTTTGAAGAACACGACAAGGTTTTCGCCTACGTGCGTGAGTTGGATGGTGAGCAACTATTTGTCGTATGTAATTTCTCTGGTGACTCATTAACGCTTGACGTCCCTGAGCAATATCGAACTCAAACAGCAACTTGCCTAATCAACAATTATGGTGAGGTTTCGAGTCTCGACACGCAACTAAACTTAGCCCCTTATGAAGCATTCACTTTAAAACTGTAG